The proteins below come from a single Plodia interpunctella isolate USDA-ARS_2022_Savannah chromosome 21, ilPloInte3.2, whole genome shotgun sequence genomic window:
- the LOC128679007 gene encoding uncharacterized protein LOC128679007 isoform X3: MKSGEIFTNIMSLLTLPVEVLAIILKKLDTKTLYNLHDSCSYLRNVICMPGVIKECQCSLNTLATVKTFQSDFFRSISGNLKILNLSGVPDLTKSALLVALRKAKNLIELDVSFTNIMMLDLFDIIQMRPTLKSLSINFTFGTTYKINKDVLSKYQQAFEGLEKVSFVGSTSNFMYGNVAVCMLKKAHLSSLQFTICGNEYFGTVYSDDIEWDKCVLERLPAFKIFSLTNMCYDALLELPLIKLLNFGRKKEILTWKLNLKIPSIGQLIYIVVIYLKN; encoded by the exons ATGAAAAGtggtgaaatatttacaaacattatGTCGTTATTGACATTACCAGTAGAAGTTTTGGCCATCATCCTCAAAAAACTTGACACAAAGACCTTATATAACTTACACGACTCATGTTCTTATTTACGAAATGTTATTTGCATGCCCGGAGTTATCAAAGAATGCCAGTGTTCTCTTAACACATTAGCAACAGTGAAGACCTTTCAATCGGACTTCTTCCGAAGCATATCTGGAAATCTAAAGATTTTGAACCTATCTGGTGTTCCTGATTTAACTAAATCAGCTTTGTTAGTTGCTTTAAGAAAAGCGAAGAATCTAATAGAATTAGATGTAAgctttacaaatataatgatGCTTGACCTTTTTGATATCATTCAGATGAGACCCACATTGAAGAGCTTGTCTATAAACTTTACATTTGGTACAACATATAAGATCAACAAGGATGTGTTGTCCAAATATCAGCAAGCTTTCGAAGGGCTGGAAAAGGTCAGTTTTGTTGGCTCAACCTCAAATTTCATGTACGGAAATGTAGCTGTATGTATGCTAAAAAAGGCACATCTATCTAGTCTGCAGTTTACAATTTGTGGCAATGAATACTTTGGTACTGTATACAGTGATGATATAGAATGGGACAAATGTGTACTGGAAAGATTGCCTGCATTCAAGATATTCTCATTGACAAACATGTGCTATGATGCTCTGCTAGAGTTACCTCTGATCAAGTTACTCAATTTTG ggagaaagaaagaaatattaacttggaaattaaatttaaagatccCCTCAATCGGCcaattaatatacatagttgtgatttatttaaaaaattga